The following coding sequences lie in one Nitratireductor mangrovi genomic window:
- a CDS encoding TadG family pilus assembly protein, giving the protein MTTPGQEQLKQRLRLFAADRGGNLATMSAFMAPLALALAAIAIDGGSLYNEKRQVQALADISAIAGAAHIDRAEEAVLASLRDNRLGPLTVLGPGYDPLTPAAGQNLVTIETGRYEADGSTPAGQRFQPGGSDTNAVRVTIARDGARHFGEILAGQPRIAVASVASATPRAAISIGSRLARLEGGVLNSLLGALTGNEIGLTVMDYEALVDADVSLFGFLDALATELDLQAGTYEDLLDAEVVLADVTAAAAATGQSSPGLRAALARYDTDAASRLSVPLSHVLHLGQAAYLGIGQGAGAFDATVGVMEFILASLVAANGANQLAVDLGATVPGLATARVTVVIGEPMQDSVWFALGERGTMVRTAQLRARIDIDIGGSGVLSGLAIRLPVYVEMAQAEAELKRVTCTDGKVSSAQVTIDARPGIASLTLGQATPAAFADTTRPPVFGKARIVDTPLIKVDGSARAEVANRAPTRLQFSAADIRAGRIKTVATTDVTTSLAASLIGDLDVTVSIVGLDLGLSGAVRSALATTLTAATPAIDSLLADVLAVLGVRLGEADIMVTGVTCGRAVLVQ; this is encoded by the coding sequence ATGACGACCCCCGGACAAGAACAGCTCAAGCAGAGATTGCGGTTGTTTGCCGCCGACCGCGGCGGCAACCTGGCGACGATGAGCGCCTTCATGGCACCGCTGGCGCTGGCGCTCGCCGCCATCGCCATCGACGGTGGCTCGCTGTACAACGAGAAGCGCCAGGTGCAGGCGCTCGCCGACATCTCGGCGATCGCCGGCGCCGCCCATATCGACCGCGCCGAGGAGGCCGTTCTTGCCTCGCTGCGCGACAACCGTCTGGGCCCGCTCACGGTCCTCGGTCCCGGCTATGACCCGCTCACCCCGGCGGCGGGCCAGAACCTCGTCACGATAGAGACCGGCCGTTACGAGGCGGACGGGTCGACCCCTGCAGGCCAGCGCTTCCAGCCCGGGGGATCGGATACCAATGCCGTCCGCGTCACCATCGCCAGGGACGGGGCGCGCCATTTCGGCGAAATCCTGGCCGGACAGCCGCGCATTGCCGTCGCATCGGTCGCGTCGGCCACGCCGCGCGCCGCCATTTCGATCGGCTCGCGGCTGGCGCGCCTGGAAGGCGGCGTCCTGAACAGCCTGCTCGGGGCCCTCACCGGCAACGAAATCGGATTGACGGTCATGGACTACGAGGCGCTCGTCGACGCCGACGTCTCGCTGTTCGGGTTCCTCGATGCGCTGGCGACCGAGCTCGATTTGCAGGCCGGCACCTACGAGGACCTCCTCGACGCCGAGGTAGTGCTCGCCGACGTCACCGCAGCGGCGGCGGCAACCGGGCAGTCTTCGCCAGGGCTCAGGGCGGCACTCGCCCGCTACGACACCGACGCGGCCTCACGTCTGTCGGTACCCCTGTCTCACGTGCTGCACCTGGGGCAGGCCGCCTATCTCGGCATTGGTCAAGGTGCCGGCGCGTTCGACGCAACCGTCGGCGTCATGGAATTCATCCTTGCCAGCCTGGTCGCGGCCAACGGCGCCAATCAGCTGGCGGTCGATCTTGGAGCGACGGTGCCGGGACTTGCCACGGCGCGGGTGACCGTCGTGATCGGCGAGCCGATGCAAGATAGTGTCTGGTTCGCGCTTGGCGAGCGCGGAACAATGGTGCGGACGGCACAGTTGCGCGCGCGGATCGACATCGACATCGGTGGCAGCGGCGTCCTTTCGGGGCTCGCCATACGCCTGCCGGTCTATGTGGAGATGGCGCAGGCGGAAGCGGAACTCAAACGCGTCACCTGCACCGACGGCAAGGTGTCCAGTGCCCAGGTGACGATCGACGCGCGCCCCGGGATTGCGTCATTGACTCTTGGCCAAGCCACGCCCGCCGCCTTCGCCGACACGACCCGCCCACCCGTTTTCGGCAAGGCAAGGATCGTCGACACGCCGCTGATCAAGGTCGATGGCAGCGCACGCGCCGAAGTCGCCAATCGCGCGCCGACGAGGCTTCAGTTCAGTGCCGCCGATATCCGGGCAGGCAGGATCAAGACGGTCGCCACGACGGATGTGACAACCTCGCTTGCCGCATCGCTGATCGGCGATCTCGATGTCACAGTCAGCATCGTCGGGCTCGACCTCGGCCTTTCGGGCGCGGTCCGCAGCGCACTCGCCACGACCTTGACCGCGGCGACGCCGGCGATCGACAGCCTGCTG
- a CDS encoding TadE/TadG family type IV pilus assembly protein, which yields MMTSFRPATWARLKADRSAATAVEFTILAPLFLLLIMGMISFGIYLAASHSLQQLAADATRTAIAGVDSAERRALASLFIERNADAYPFIQRVHLVFDIAEDPLNPNQFTVTLRYDAHSLPVWAAMKGLPLPPAEMRRISTIRMGGL from the coding sequence ATGATGACGTCGTTCCGACCCGCGACATGGGCGCGCCTGAAGGCCGATCGCTCGGCGGCGACCGCGGTCGAGTTCACCATCCTCGCACCGCTGTTCCTGCTCCTCATCATGGGCATGATCTCGTTCGGCATCTATCTGGCCGCATCACATTCCCTGCAGCAGCTTGCCGCCGATGCCACCCGCACGGCCATCGCAGGCGTCGATTCAGCGGAGCGGCGAGCGTTGGCGAGCCTGTTCATCGAGCGCAACGCCGACGCCTATCCGTTCATCCAGCGCGTTCATCTCGTCTTCGACATCGCCGAAGACCCGCTCAACCCCAACCAGTTCACGGTCACGCTGCGTTACGACGCGCACAGCCTTCCGGTCTGGGCGGCCATGAAAGGCCTGCCGTTGCCGCCGGCGGAGATGCGGCGGATTTCGACCATCCGGATGGGAGGACTCTGA
- a CDS encoding GFA family protein has translation MERKLAAIMAADVVGFSGLVADDEEGTLTRLERMVDDVITIQIEAHRGRIFKTLGDGVLAEFSSTIEAVSCAIGIQKSAALDAHRSGDPTPLRLRIGVSVGDVVLQGTDLLGDGVNAAARLQAYADPGGIAISGEVMAQVRDKIELAFEELGYKRLKETDAPIRIYKSGRGTAAQGLFDFDQEMLSSKLIKGGCLCGSIRFEISMPAISTGYCHCRICQKLTGSAMSTWTAFPASAVHFSAAAPRYYASSPIAQRGFCPDCGSSLTYRLTAPRPAAYLVVFTASLDEPQNFPPAVHGGIESRMPWLEILDDLPRTTCSESRVLQEAWSSVGLPDPKTWGPGAKRPDRP, from the coding sequence ATGGAGCGCAAACTCGCCGCCATAATGGCTGCAGATGTCGTTGGTTTCTCGGGACTTGTGGCCGATGACGAGGAAGGAACATTGACCCGACTGGAGCGGATGGTGGACGACGTCATCACCATCCAAATCGAAGCGCATCGTGGTCGGATTTTTAAGACGCTGGGGGATGGTGTCCTGGCAGAGTTCTCCAGCACCATTGAAGCAGTGAGCTGCGCAATCGGGATTCAAAAGTCGGCGGCTCTAGACGCACACAGGTCTGGCGATCCCACCCCGCTGCGTCTGCGCATCGGCGTGTCCGTCGGCGATGTCGTGCTGCAGGGAACGGACCTCCTTGGCGATGGTGTCAATGCTGCTGCCCGGCTTCAAGCCTATGCAGATCCCGGCGGCATAGCGATATCCGGTGAGGTCATGGCGCAGGTTCGAGACAAAATCGAGCTCGCGTTCGAGGAACTCGGCTACAAGAGACTCAAAGAGACTGACGCTCCGATCCGGATATACAAGAGTGGACGCGGCACGGCGGCGCAGGGCCTGTTTGACTTCGACCAGGAGATGCTCTCCAGCAAGCTGATCAAGGGCGGCTGCTTGTGCGGCTCGATACGTTTCGAAATCAGCATGCCGGCCATCAGCACCGGTTACTGCCACTGCCGCATCTGCCAAAAGCTCACCGGTTCGGCAATGAGCACCTGGACTGCGTTTCCAGCATCGGCCGTTCACTTCTCGGCGGCCGCCCCGCGCTACTATGCATCCTCGCCGATTGCGCAACGTGGCTTCTGCCCTGATTGTGGATCGAGCCTGACCTACCGACTGACCGCGCCGCGACCTGCGGCCTATCTGGTTGTCTTCACGGCAAGCCTCGACGAGCCGCAGAATTTCCCGCCCGCCGTCCACGGGGGGATCGAAAGCAGAATGCCGTGGCTTGAGATTCTCGACGACCTTCCTCGAACCACCTGCTCCGAGTCGCGGGTTTTGCAAGAAGCATGGTCGTCTGTGGGATTGCCGGATCCGAAGACTTGGGGACCCGGAGCGAAGCGGCCCGACAGGCCTTGA
- a CDS encoding cytochrome P450: protein MGRRIAGATALLWCGRFVRDPLSTASDVVSRHGSLVRIEPPVSTIRRLAPKIPKTILIAVGARHNQAILGQPELWRTVNITAAGKKGHVSRRLGRGLVQMNGPDQRYYRRVLMPPLRKSRLEARGEQIMDIADREISGWPSGAEFDLWSQSQELMQHLAIDLLFGADRDVACPVANRITRGLSISMSLGAALRIDLPGTPYRQFLREAEGIAEAISRWASSKRGNHDPNDLLALLVNSPTSSGKPPDDGVFINQVPTLFGAAYETCQNALVWTLVLLALHPDKQKTLIDEIRSNIGGAPISYASISRLPYLNAVVSESFRILPPVPLQYRVALDEAEVGGITVPAGTRAVLSPFVTNRDPAVYEEPRRFRPERWLNWHAKAYEMATFSGGPRVCPGGWFASSVIKTAIARLLKDQAVVVPGGSHIDYRVRVTMSPAGRVPVMLSREPASKQPRIRGRLAKALELSKT from the coding sequence ATGGGCCGTCGTATCGCGGGGGCGACCGCGCTGCTTTGGTGTGGTCGGTTTGTCAGGGATCCCCTGTCGACGGCGTCCGACGTTGTGTCGCGGCATGGTTCGCTGGTCCGGATAGAACCGCCTGTTTCCACCATCCGACGGCTTGCACCCAAGATTCCAAAAACCATTCTCATTGCCGTAGGCGCACGCCACAATCAGGCCATCCTGGGGCAGCCCGAATTGTGGAGAACCGTCAATATTACGGCTGCGGGCAAGAAGGGACATGTGTCACGCAGGCTCGGGCGCGGCCTGGTTCAAATGAACGGTCCGGATCAGCGATATTACCGCCGAGTCCTCATGCCACCGCTAAGGAAAAGCCGCTTGGAGGCACGCGGCGAGCAAATCATGGATATCGCAGACCGCGAGATCAGCGGGTGGCCGAGCGGGGCCGAGTTTGACCTTTGGTCGCAATCACAGGAGCTCATGCAGCACCTCGCCATCGACCTGCTGTTTGGTGCCGACCGTGACGTCGCATGCCCGGTCGCGAACCGGATCACACGCGGGTTGTCGATAAGCATGTCGCTCGGCGCGGCTTTGCGGATTGATCTACCCGGTACGCCGTATCGCCAGTTTTTGCGGGAGGCCGAAGGCATCGCCGAAGCCATTTCAAGATGGGCGTCAAGCAAGCGTGGGAACCATGACCCTAACGACCTTCTGGCCCTCCTAGTCAACAGCCCGACCTCCTCGGGCAAACCGCCCGACGACGGCGTTTTCATCAACCAGGTTCCGACACTGTTCGGTGCCGCCTACGAAACGTGCCAGAATGCCCTCGTATGGACGCTTGTGTTGCTTGCTCTCCATCCCGACAAACAGAAGACCTTGATTGACGAAATCCGCTCCAACATCGGCGGCGCCCCAATCTCCTACGCGTCGATATCGCGATTGCCCTATCTGAACGCGGTGGTTTCAGAGAGCTTCAGGATACTGCCTCCTGTTCCGCTGCAATATCGCGTAGCATTGGATGAAGCAGAAGTGGGCGGCATTACCGTGCCGGCCGGAACGCGTGCCGTGCTCAGCCCATTTGTGACCAATCGGGATCCGGCTGTCTATGAGGAGCCGAGGCGGTTCCGCCCAGAGCGTTGGCTGAATTGGCACGCCAAAGCCTACGAGATGGCGACGTTTTCAGGCGGTCCGCGCGTTTGTCCCGGCGGTTGGTTTGCGAGTTCCGTCATCAAGACGGCAATAGCACGTCTGCTGAAAGACCAGGCCGTCGTGGTCCCGGGCGGAAGCCATATCGACTATCGCGTACGAGTGACAATGAGCCCCGCGGGTCGGGTACCGGTCATGCTTTCTCGCGAGCCCGCCTCCAAGCAACCGCGGATAAGAGGCAGATTGGCCAAGGCTCTTGAATTGTCTAAAACCTGA